Within the Mucilaginibacter sp. CSA2-8R genome, the region CGAAGCCGTAAAGGCCGGTAAGTTTCGTGAGGATTTATATTACCGTCTTAATACCGTCCCATTACGCATACCGCCCCTGCGCGACCGTAAAGAAGACATCTTTTTATTGTTCCGTAAGTTTTCGGCAGACTTTACCGACAAGTACCGCACCCCTGCATTAAGTTTGGATGAGGGTGCGCAACAGGTGCTTTCAAATTATAGCTGGCCGGGTAACGTACGCCAATTAAAAAATCTGGCAGAACAGTTGGCCGTGTTAGAGCGTGACCGGACCATTTCGGCCGCTACCCTGTTAAGCTATATGCCACAAGAAGCAGGCCGCAGTAACCTGCCTATGCGTGTAGACAACCAGAACCGTGAAGATTTTTCGGAGCGGGATATCTTATATAAGGTACTGTTTGATATGAAGCGCGACATGGTAGAATTAAAAAAGCTGGTTGCTGAAATTATTGAACATGGCGGTGGTATACCTAACAACTATACGCCCAACACACAGGCTTTAAGTCAGCTTTATCATGATATTGAGCTGTCTGCACGTCCAGAGCCACAATTTACTATACAGCAGCCCGTTGTTAATACACATAATAATGATGCAATCATTACGCCCCATGCCGAAGAGGTAGAAGAATCACTGTCGTTAATTGAAAAAGAGTCAGACTTGATACGTAAGGCATTAAAAAAGC harbors:
- a CDS encoding sigma-54 dependent transcriptional regulator, which encodes MNVQEIKQRFGIIGNSPILNRAIDIANQVAPTDISVLITGESGSGKEAFSHIIHNLSPRKHGPFIAVNCGAIPEGTIDSELFGHEKGAYTGAIGERKGYFETVNGGTIFLDEIGEMPLGTQARLLRVLESGQFIRVGSSKVEKTNVRVIAATNVDVYEAVKAGKFREDLYYRLNTVPLRIPPLRDRKEDIFLLFRKFSADFTDKYRTPALSLDEGAQQVLSNYSWPGNVRQLKNLAEQLAVLERDRTISAATLLSYMPQEAGRSNLPMRVDNQNREDFSERDILYKVLFDMKRDMVELKKLVAEIIEHGGGIPNNYTPNTQALSQLYHDIELSARPEPQFTIQQPVVNTHNNDAIITPHAEEVEESLSLIEKESDLIRKALKKHKGKRKLAAHELGISERTLYRKIKELNL